Proteins from a single region of Engystomops pustulosus chromosome 5, aEngPut4.maternal, whole genome shotgun sequence:
- the CEP76 gene encoding centrosomal protein of 76 kDa: MSLPPEKTTELKQIIHEQLNRMNVHSKIREVLAETIKDELGDESHNFSEEDLIKALRRRGIIDDVMKELHFLEDGLSREFTSTPKPAIHFVDKEPRTLKKTNIDPSRRYLHLQVLGGKAFLEHLQELDPLPGQVCSTFTLSLHFRNQRFRSKPIPCACEPDFQDGFLLEVHKDSLGDASRMADATTLLSICDPIQLVLIKTDTSGETTLVASHFLEWRSVLGVDRGVTSLAVELQGVGAECKIPVGVLNVKLELYPPLTQTLSPEIVNTQLTLERQKTAEKERLFLVYAKQWWREYLQIRPSHNSRLVKIFAQDENGVNRPVCSYVRSLRAGRLLDTPRQAARFVNVLGYEKAPVVGGGGKQEQWCTMLAFLCRNKGDCEDHCTLLCSLLLGFGLDAYVCVGTKGRGVAHTWVMTYGTDGAVTFWESLTGQRYVHKPINPDDPPLVEQPKPLYPYKTIGCLFNHQRFLANCQPSDSVDLCVFDLNDESRWKPMSEEAIKSICSPGSTPSLPLFPPLCSSLLDSAAESNEIELQLRVLVTEHRKDLGLATVWDDQLSYLLSPALAAYEIERTTGISAGNEEFQDAIRRAVPDGHTFKGFPIHFVHRNARRAFATCLRSPFCDEIVGCRGDQMRLAVRVRVFTYPESACAVWIMFACKYRSVL, from the exons ATGTCTCTGCCGCCGGAGAAAACCACAGAGCTCAAACAGATCATTCACGAGCAGCTCAACCGG ATGAATGTACATAGCAAAATCCGTGAGGTGCTTGCAGAGACGATAAAGGATGAATTAGGAGATGAAAGCCATAACTTCTCAGAAGAGGATCTGATAAAAGCCTTGAGACGCAGAGGAATTATTGATGATGTCATGAAAGAACTGCATTTCCTGGAG GATGGCCTTTCACGTGAATTCACCTCTACACCCAAACCAGCAATTCATTTTGTTGATAAGGAACCAAGGACATTGAAGAAAA CTAATATAGACCCATCCCGAAGATATCTTCATCTGCAAGTCCTAGGTGGAAAAGCATTTCTGGAACACCTTCAAGAATTGGACCCTCTCCCTGGTCAGGTGTGCTCCACATTTACATTAAGCCTGCACTTTAGGAACCAGCGCTTTCGTTCCAAACCCATCCCTTGTGCCTGTGAACCCGACTTCCAAGATGGCTTTTTGCTCGAAGTGCATAAGGACAGCTTAG GTGACGCCAGCAGAATGGCGGATGCCACTACCCTGTTGTCTATCTGTGACCCTATACAGCTGGTCCTGATCAAGACTGACACATCTGGAGAAACCACATTAGTAGCATCCCACTTTCTGGAGTGGCGTTCAGTATTGGGAGTCGATAGGGGTGTGACAAGTCTTGCTGTTGAGCTTCAAGGTGTCG GTGCAGAATGTAAAATCCCAGTTGGAGTCCTAAATGTCAAACTTGAGCTGTATCCTCCTCTAACCCAAACCTTGTCTCCAGAGATTGTCAACACTCAG ctgACCCTGGAGAGACAGAAGACTGCAGAGAAGGAACGTTTGTTCTTGGTCTATGCAAAACAGTGGTGGAGGGAATATCTTCAAATCCGTCCATCCCACAACTCCAGACTTGTGAAGATCTTTGCACAG GATGAAAATGGAGTTAATCGACCCGTGTGTAGTTACGTCCGGTCCCTTCGAGCAGGACGTCTACTGGACACGCCTCGACAAGCGGCGCGCTTTGTAAATGTCCTAGGCTATGAAAAGGCTCCAGTTGTCGGTGGAGGTGGTAAACAAGAACAGTGGTGCACAATGCTGGCATTTCTTTGTAGAAATAAG GGTGATTGTGAAGATCATTGCACACTCCTTTGCAGCCTTCTTCTTGGTTTTGGGTTAGATGCCTATGTTTGTGTTGGTACAAAAGGAAGAGGTGTAGCCCACACATGGGTCATGACGTATGGGACTGATGGTGCTGTTACCTTTTGGGAAAGTTTGACTGGACAAAG ATACGTTCATAAGCCTATCAACCCAGATGACCCTCCCTTGGTGGAACAACCAAAGCCTCTCTACCCATACAAAACTATTGGATGCTTGTTTAACCATCAGCGATTCCTGGCCAATTGTCAGCCATCAGATTCTGTGGATCTCTGTGTGTTTGATCTGaatgatgaatccaggtggaAACCTATGAGTGAAGAAGCTATAAAATCCATATGTTCCCCAGGATCGACTCCATCCCTTCCTCTGTTTCCTCCACTTTGCAGCTCACTGCTGGATTCAGCCGCAGAAAGTAATGAGATTGAATTGCAGCTGCGGGTTCTAGTAACGGAGCACAGAAAG GATCTTGGTCTCGCCACAGTTTGGGATGATCAATTGTCTTACCTACTGTCACCTGCCTTGGCTGCCTATGAAATCGAGCGTACAACAGGGATTTCCGCTGGAAATGAGGAGTTTCAGGACGCGATTCGGAGGGCAGTACCTGATGGTCATACTTTCAAAGGATTTCCCATTCACTTTGTTCACCGAAATGCAAGAAGAGCGTTTGCTACTTGCCTGCG GTCCCCTTTCTGTGATGAGATTGTTGGCTGTCGTGGAGATCAGATGCGACTTGCTGTTCGAGTGCGAGTTTTCACATACCCTGAATCGGCTTGTGCTGTGTGGATCATGTTTGCATGTAAATATCGCTCTGTGTTGTGA
- the PSMG2 gene encoding proteasome assembly chaperone 2, protein MFVPAAGDWRPPADCTLVMPAVSVGNVGQLAIDLIISSLEMIKVGYFYTDCLVPMVGNNPYATNDEHAKELCINAEVYAGPEKKLAVLQIRSPLIKKKSRAFCQALTSWIKECAFTRVVVISSSHAYQRDDSQLLGTPFRYLVTPALQTLVENTLKTLEWKEMEKISLYPDINEEEKKISIPGGGFTKQLFKDCCSAGIPMAVVLKFCSEGDNIPDAFALLDHINRWLNLLDHREDVGTAHWKIPSSWKLLFGSGLPSALF, encoded by the exons ATGTTTGTACCGGCGGCAGGTGACTGGCGGCCCCCAGCGGACTGCACACTAGTGATG CCTGCAGTGTCTGTGGGAAATGTTGGACAACTTGCCATTGACCTGATCATTTCTTCCCTGGAGATGATAAAGGTTGGATACTTTTACACAGACTGTCTTGTACCTATGGTGGGTAATAATCCATATGCTACTAATGATGAGCATGCGAAGGAACTGTGCATAAATGCAGAAG TTTATGCAGGGCCTGAGAAGAAGCTTGCTGTCCTGCAGATCAGATCTCCATTGATTAAG AAAAAATCCAGAGCCTTCTGTCAGGCTTTAACCTCTTGGATTAAGGAGTGTGCGTTTACCAGAGTGGTTGTCATTTCCAGTAGCCATGCATACCAGCGAGATGACAGCCAACTATTGGG GACTCCCTTTCGTTACTTAGTCACTCCTGCTTTGCAGACATTGGTGGAAAACACATTGAAGACATTAGAGTGGAAGGAAATGGAGAAGATTTCGTTGTATCCAGACATAAATGAGGAGGAGAAAAAGATTTCCATCCCTGGAGGTGGCTTCACAAAGCAGTTGTTTAAAGACTG CTGCTCTGCAGGGATACCTATGGCTGTTGTGCTGAAATTCTGCTCAGAAGGTGACAACATCCCTGATGCTTTTGCTCTTCTTGATCACATTAACCGATGGCTGAATTTGCTTGATCACAGA GAAGATGTCGGCACAGCTCACTGGAAGATCCCAAGCTCCTGGAAATTACTATTCGGCAGCGGTCTTCCATCAGCACTTTTCTAA